One genomic window of Vibrio ziniensis includes the following:
- a CDS encoding lysine exporter LysO family protein has translation MLSGMLFIFAPLVVGYLFSIHNKNLLAKLNSATASLVYVILFLMGLSLASLDNLGDNLQLIIKYTAVFFLVIGCCNLAALPLVDKFLPLETDASHTKLPLSKMALESAKLILVVGGGLVIGVLLSFDLSWVDTASEWILFILLFFIGIQLRNSGLSLGQILLNKHGMVIASVIVVTSLVGGMIASFVLDISLFQGLAMASGFGWYSLAGILMGDAFGPVFGGASFLIELLRELISLVLIPMFIGRMPCTSIGYAGATAMDFTLPVIQTTGGVRCVPVAIVSGFILSLLVPVLMLFFVSLSH, from the coding sequence ATGCTTTCAGGGATGTTGTTTATCTTTGCTCCACTTGTGGTGGGGTATCTGTTCTCTATTCACAATAAAAATTTGCTAGCAAAACTGAACAGTGCGACTGCGTCGCTTGTTTATGTCATCTTGTTCCTTATGGGATTAAGTCTCGCCTCTTTGGATAATTTAGGCGACAACCTACAGCTCATCATTAAATACACCGCCGTATTTTTCTTGGTCATTGGTTGCTGTAACCTAGCCGCTTTGCCATTGGTGGATAAATTTCTGCCACTTGAGACTGATGCCAGCCATACAAAACTGCCTCTTTCCAAAATGGCTCTTGAGTCCGCAAAACTGATTCTTGTCGTTGGTGGCGGTTTGGTCATTGGTGTACTTTTGAGCTTCGATCTGAGTTGGGTAGACACCGCCAGCGAATGGATATTATTTATTCTTCTGTTCTTTATTGGAATCCAACTAAGGAACAGTGGATTATCCTTAGGTCAAATTTTGCTAAACAAGCACGGTATGGTGATCGCGAGTGTGATTGTTGTAACCAGCCTTGTAGGAGGCATGATTGCTTCATTTGTTTTAGACATATCTCTTTTCCAAGGCTTAGCCATGGCATCAGGCTTTGGATGGTACTCTCTTGCGGGTATCTTAATGGGTGATGCCTTCGGACCAGTATTTGGTGGCGCTTCTTTCTTGATAGAACTGTTGCGCGAACTAATATCCCTTGTGCTTATCCCGATGTTTATAGGCCGAATGCCTTGTACTTCCATCGGCTATGCGGGTGCAACAGCGATGGACTTTACACTGCCAGTGATTCAGACAACAGGCGGAGTTCGCTGTGTACCTGTCGCGATAGTCAGTGGATTCATACTTAGCTTGCTCGTTCCAGTTTTGATGTTATTTTTTGTATCTCTCTCGCACTAA
- a CDS encoding HDOD domain-containing protein, producing MNHLSFYWLPDNKQLLIKGVESEFAKLVETSISTGKITLPPIPDVVLKIQKMTSQESTTVSDVANCLADDPSLAAVVIRIANSVIFNRRNITCIDLTTAVSRLGIMRVRDIVTAQAIEQLKHSFNLSKECNNILVKSASVSRELGATMVLVAQAFKELDPDMYHYLEQEKALLVGLLADIGLFCLVNEYHLYLENGNYLDQDIALQIFHSRCSETSHLVLKHWGFDTDFLDVCCNKQSVEHSFEVSYLDVARISNHLLMFRKQDDAIDEHEVEINTTGAEVLYNLSNLSDAEFKSKLRAVINASGF from the coding sequence ATGAATCACTTATCCTTTTACTGGCTTCCAGATAACAAACAGCTTCTTATTAAAGGAGTAGAAAGTGAGTTTGCGAAACTTGTGGAAACCTCCATCAGTACAGGAAAAATCACGCTCCCTCCTATCCCAGATGTTGTATTGAAGATTCAAAAGATGACATCTCAAGAGTCAACTACGGTTTCGGATGTAGCAAATTGTCTTGCTGATGACCCTAGTCTTGCTGCTGTTGTGATTCGTATAGCGAACTCAGTCATATTTAATCGTCGCAACATTACCTGCATTGATTTGACGACTGCTGTTTCCCGTTTAGGAATTATGCGAGTTAGGGATATTGTGACTGCACAAGCAATAGAACAGCTAAAACACTCGTTCAACTTAAGTAAGGAATGCAATAACATATTGGTGAAAAGCGCATCAGTTTCGCGTGAACTTGGCGCAACCATGGTATTGGTTGCACAAGCTTTTAAAGAACTAGACCCTGATATGTATCATTACTTAGAGCAAGAAAAAGCGCTCCTTGTTGGCCTACTGGCCGATATCGGTCTGTTTTGTTTGGTCAACGAATACCATCTCTATTTGGAAAATGGCAACTATCTAGACCAAGACATCGCTTTACAAATTTTTCATTCCCGCTGTTCAGAGACTAGCCATCTAGTGCTAAAGCATTGGGGGTTTGATACTGACTTTTTAGACGTATGTTGCAATAAACAAAGTGTGGAACATTCCTTCGAAGTCAGTTACCTTGATGTAGCACGCATATCAAACCACTTGCTTATGTTTAGAAAACAAGACGACGCTATTGATGAACATGAAGTTGAAATCAATACAACTGGCGCAGAAGTGCTCTATAACCTAAGCAATCTTAGCGATGCAGAATTTAAATCAAAACTTAGAGCGGTTATAAACGCCAGCGGTTTCTAA
- a CDS encoding TfoX/Sxy family DNA transformation protein: MVEQTFFDYVNKFGESQQRSMFGGIGLFQEDAMYALLTNDCIYIRGGEELDDQLTSLGCEKFRHVKKQTVATVNYYEITDLFDNRYEGLEAIISTSIKNAVFQRVDQKSSSNRRLRDLPNMQLTLERMVKKSGVCDVDTFMKLGASVVFNKVCQTYGNDIDIKLLWKFAGAIEGIHWKLLQEPRKRQLLESCRRRT, translated from the coding sequence ATGGTAGAACAAACATTTTTCGATTACGTAAATAAGTTTGGCGAGAGTCAACAGCGTTCAATGTTTGGTGGTATAGGTTTATTTCAAGAGGATGCTATGTATGCTCTATTAACTAACGATTGCATATATATCAGAGGTGGAGAGGAGCTAGATGATCAGTTAACTTCATTGGGTTGCGAAAAGTTCCGTCATGTAAAGAAACAGACTGTAGCAACGGTTAACTACTATGAGATTACGGACTTATTCGATAATCGTTATGAAGGGTTAGAGGCTATTATTAGCACTTCAATAAAAAACGCAGTTTTTCAACGCGTAGATCAGAAGTCTTCATCAAATCGTCGTTTGCGTGATTTACCAAATATGCAGTTAACTCTGGAAAGAATGGTAAAGAAATCTGGTGTATGTGATGTAGATACTTTTATGAAACTAGGCGCTTCTGTTGTGTTTAACAAAGTTTGCCAAACGTACGGGAACGATATTGATATTAAGTTGCTATGGAAGTTTGCGGGAGCTATTGAAGGTATACACTGGAAGTTATTGCAAGAACCTCGTAAACGCCAGCTTTTAGAAAGTTGCCGCCGTCGAACTTGA
- a CDS encoding response regulator, which produces MNKFMILCVDDEREVLDSVIQDIDCFEEHFIIEAAQSVSEAKSVIEDYRKQEVYLALILCDHIMPEQTGISFLIELNDEVDTAKTRKVLLTGQAGLNDTVEAVNHASLDFFIAKPWMGDQLRQAVKDQLTQYVIENDKDLMPWVKVLDTEKILKAISEKRMDYGE; this is translated from the coding sequence ATGAATAAATTCATGATTTTATGTGTCGATGATGAACGAGAGGTACTAGATAGCGTCATTCAAGATATTGACTGCTTTGAGGAACATTTCATCATAGAAGCGGCTCAGTCAGTCAGTGAAGCAAAATCTGTTATTGAGGATTATCGGAAGCAAGAGGTTTATTTAGCTCTTATTCTTTGTGATCACATAATGCCAGAACAAACTGGGATTAGCTTTTTAATTGAACTGAATGATGAGGTCGATACGGCAAAAACGCGTAAGGTATTGTTAACAGGGCAAGCGGGACTTAATGATACGGTAGAAGCCGTTAATCATGCTAGCTTAGATTTTTTCATCGCTAAACCATGGATGGGAGATCAACTTCGCCAAGCAGTTAAAGATCAACTTACTCAATATGTAATTGAAAATGACAAAGATCTTATGCCTTGGGTAAAAGTATTGGATACCGAAAAGATCCTCAAAGCTATTTCTGAAAAACGAATGGATTATGGTGAATAG
- a CDS encoding ATP-binding protein — MNQYALLCLDNNPISIEQWRHELREFATKFDLHTADSFEEAEQALEYLESQNQTVALVIASHNANLNGADFLIHLDRMDNTKNARKVLISCGQDIQAIVSAVNEGRLDYCLTKPLQNNVLYKTVVQELTTYVLENDKDNALHYSSVLDQQRLLRSHIDNKMHSYRQGFITEYHQLSDSELADQVIGALNQFFEKQDDTKACRTYSADHLLTVEGKENRFLWFITEGEVALYKKDKHGQQREVVRHQKGNIVGGMSFVTGECSFSTAITLTKTEVIKLDRDIFAKVMHTNTSLLPLFTNLLLRHFNRRLQRSINTKIQLQETLESLESAHQQLIEGEKMAMLGQLVAGVAHELNNPVSAILRGTDTLSSNIENIVDSYADSTTNHQGSHMLKAALIAKPMSTSEERELAKQLESKIHHRLLSKKMVKLGLNNDEESVKGAKSNPDAMLKNLESLERYHLTGTTLRSIKVCAQRITDMVKSLKGYARVDDETFHVVDIHEGIEDTLVIFENRLKLHKLVKEYSEIPPVRCLPIALQQVWTNLISNAIDAFPERGILEISSKIEKKEGQTYAVVNFKDNGHGISEEIKERIFELNYTTKREGNFGLGIGLSICQQIMHQHHGWIDVESKLGEYTNMRVWLPLLLTTAEQ, encoded by the coding sequence GTGAATCAATACGCCCTACTCTGCTTAGATAACAATCCCATTAGTATCGAACAATGGCGGCACGAACTGCGAGAGTTCGCGACCAAATTCGATTTGCACACCGCCGATTCTTTCGAAGAAGCAGAGCAGGCATTGGAGTATTTAGAATCTCAGAATCAGACAGTTGCTTTAGTCATCGCCAGCCATAACGCAAACTTAAACGGTGCAGACTTTTTGATCCATCTAGATCGAATGGACAACACCAAAAATGCACGTAAAGTTCTCATCAGTTGTGGTCAAGATATTCAGGCTATAGTCAGCGCGGTGAATGAGGGTCGATTAGACTACTGCTTGACTAAACCTTTGCAAAACAACGTACTTTATAAGACGGTGGTTCAAGAGCTTACCACCTATGTGTTGGAAAATGACAAAGATAACGCGCTTCACTACAGCAGCGTACTTGATCAGCAAAGGTTATTACGTTCTCATATCGACAACAAAATGCACTCATACCGGCAAGGCTTCATTACAGAGTACCACCAACTATCCGATTCTGAGCTTGCAGACCAAGTCATTGGCGCACTAAACCAATTTTTTGAAAAGCAAGACGATACTAAAGCATGTCGGACCTATTCTGCCGATCATTTACTCACTGTCGAAGGAAAAGAAAATCGCTTTTTGTGGTTTATCACTGAAGGTGAGGTAGCTCTGTACAAAAAAGATAAGCATGGTCAGCAAAGAGAGGTGGTAAGGCATCAAAAGGGAAACATTGTCGGTGGCATGTCTTTTGTTACAGGCGAATGCTCTTTTTCTACTGCAATCACACTGACTAAAACCGAAGTTATCAAGTTAGACAGAGATATATTCGCAAAAGTTATGCATACCAACACGAGTTTGCTTCCTTTATTTACTAACCTTCTGTTACGGCACTTCAATAGACGTCTGCAAAGAAGTATCAACACCAAAATACAGCTACAAGAAACGCTCGAATCGTTGGAATCCGCTCATCAACAATTGATTGAAGGTGAAAAAATGGCAATGCTTGGCCAACTGGTCGCTGGTGTTGCTCATGAGCTCAACAATCCCGTATCTGCAATTTTGAGAGGTACTGATACTCTTTCAAGTAACATTGAGAATATTGTGGATAGTTATGCAGATTCAACAACAAATCACCAAGGTTCGCACATGCTCAAAGCAGCTCTGATTGCAAAACCCATGTCAACATCCGAAGAACGCGAACTTGCTAAACAGTTAGAAAGCAAAATACATCATCGACTACTCTCTAAAAAAATGGTTAAGCTAGGACTTAACAATGACGAGGAATCAGTTAAAGGAGCCAAATCCAATCCTGACGCAATGTTGAAGAATCTGGAATCGCTTGAACGGTATCACCTGACTGGCACCACGCTTCGCTCCATTAAAGTTTGTGCGCAACGAATTACTGATATGGTAAAGAGTTTAAAAGGTTACGCTCGTGTGGATGACGAAACCTTCCACGTGGTCGATATTCATGAAGGAATTGAAGATACTCTCGTTATTTTCGAAAATCGCTTGAAACTACATAAATTAGTCAAAGAGTATTCAGAAATACCTCCAGTCCGCTGCCTGCCCATTGCTCTTCAGCAAGTTTGGACAAACTTAATTTCCAATGCGATAGACGCCTTCCCTGAAAGAGGAATATTGGAAATTAGTTCCAAAATAGAAAAAAAAGAGGGGCAAACTTATGCCGTCGTCAATTTCAAAGACAACGGACACGGGATTTCAGAAGAAATTAAAGAAAGAATATTTGAGCTTAACTACACAACAAAACGCGAAGGTAATTTTGGCTTAGGTATTGGACTCTCTATATGCCAACAAATTATGCATCAGCATCATGGTTGGATTGACGTTGAGTCTAAACTCGGAGAGTACACCAATATGCGAGTATGGCTTCCTCTACTCCTCACCACCGCTGAACAATAA
- a CDS encoding MurR/RpiR family transcriptional regulator, which translates to MNTLEKIQKNLENFSKSERKVAEVIMASPQTAIHSSIATLAKMADVSEPTVNRFCRRLDTKGFPDFKLHLAQSLANGTPYVNRNVEEDDGPDAYTHKIFESTMACLDVAKNSLEPMQINRAVDLLTQAKRISFFGLGASSAVARDAQNKFIRFNIPISCFEDIVMQRMSCINCTDNDVIVLISHTGRTKSQVEIANLARENGATVIAITAKDSPLDKAASLSICLEIPEDTDVYMPMASRVVQMTIIDVLATGFTLRRGSGFRENLKRVKEVLKDSRYDKSSHF; encoded by the coding sequence ATGAATACATTAGAAAAAATTCAAAAAAATCTGGAAAACTTTAGCAAATCAGAGCGTAAAGTAGCGGAAGTTATTATGGCTTCACCGCAGACAGCGATTCACTCTAGCATTGCAACATTAGCGAAAATGGCTGATGTGAGTGAACCGACAGTAAACCGCTTCTGTCGTCGTTTAGACACTAAAGGCTTTCCTGATTTTAAATTACATTTAGCCCAGAGCCTTGCTAACGGAACGCCTTACGTTAACCGTAATGTTGAAGAAGACGATGGCCCGGATGCATACACCCATAAGATTTTTGAATCGACTATGGCGTGCTTAGATGTTGCTAAAAACAGTTTAGAGCCGATGCAAATTAACCGCGCTGTCGACTTACTGACACAGGCGAAACGCATTTCGTTCTTTGGATTAGGTGCATCTTCTGCTGTTGCTCGCGATGCGCAAAACAAATTTATCCGCTTTAATATTCCGATTAGCTGTTTTGAAGATATCGTAATGCAACGTATGAGCTGCATTAACTGTACGGACAATGATGTTATCGTACTTATTTCTCATACAGGCAGAACGAAAAGCCAAGTCGAAATTGCAAATCTGGCTCGTGAAAACGGAGCGACAGTGATTGCTATTACGGCAAAGGATTCACCTCTTGATAAAGCGGCATCTTTATCTATCTGTTTAGAAATCCCTGAAGATACTGATGTTTATATGCCAATGGCAAGCCGTGTTGTTCAAATGACAATCATTGATGTGTTAGCAACTGGGTTTACTTTACGCAGAGGCTCAGGCTTCCGAGAAAATTTGAAGAGAGTAAAAGAAGTTCTAAAAGACTCTCGCTACGACAAATCATCGCATTTTTAA
- a CDS encoding iron-containing alcohol dehydrogenase, which produces MFQFMTSSRIIFGEGALENSLSLIKQFGYSVLLVSGKQSERARPIVEYLNEQKLRYQHVAISGEPNITMVEETAIVGRRFSPNLVVAIGGGSVIDMGKALAAIIPNQGNVYDYVEVLGRCVPLKTKPLPMIAIPTTASTGSEVTRKAVLKSGQDKVKVSLRSPEMIPDVAIVDPTLTYGTDPLISGRGAMETFTHLMESYVCGDPNPLTDMVCEEGIRKLSRAVLPGCLNDDKSARSDLAFAAMLGGMASTNAKLGAAHGLASALCGKLEAPHSVITARLAPYVMLENINAARLAGREDILYRYTHLAELLTGNHQAKIADGVEWVEEMLDTLGLPLLSSFGVCSTSFEKVAQDALKSNSIKGNPIPLTKERLVYILNQVCSCSGVCQEPTEIQMSGKVELLYNSMREEGSRQSS; this is translated from the coding sequence ATGTTTCAGTTCATGACGTCTAGCCGGATTATCTTTGGTGAAGGGGCTCTCGAAAATTCCCTCTCATTGATTAAACAGTTTGGTTACAGTGTTCTGTTAGTCTCTGGTAAGCAGAGTGAGCGTGCTCGCCCAATTGTTGAATATCTTAATGAACAAAAACTCCGTTATCAGCATGTCGCTATTTCCGGCGAGCCTAATATTACTATGGTTGAAGAAACCGCTATTGTAGGGCGAAGATTTTCTCCCAATTTGGTGGTAGCTATTGGCGGCGGCAGTGTAATTGACATGGGAAAAGCTCTCGCTGCTATTATTCCTAATCAAGGTAATGTTTATGACTATGTGGAAGTGCTCGGACGGTGTGTTCCGTTAAAGACGAAACCTCTACCAATGATTGCGATCCCGACGACTGCAAGCACGGGTTCAGAAGTGACTCGTAAAGCGGTGTTAAAATCAGGGCAGGACAAAGTGAAAGTGAGTTTGCGCAGCCCGGAAATGATTCCTGATGTAGCGATTGTTGACCCTACCTTAACTTATGGAACAGATCCTTTAATTTCTGGCCGCGGCGCGATGGAAACGTTCACCCATCTAATGGAGTCCTACGTATGCGGCGACCCGAATCCGTTGACCGATATGGTATGTGAAGAAGGGATCCGAAAACTTTCTCGAGCGGTTCTACCTGGATGCTTGAACGACGATAAATCAGCCCGTTCTGACTTGGCTTTTGCCGCTATGTTGGGAGGTATGGCGTCTACCAATGCTAAGCTAGGAGCGGCTCATGGCCTAGCTTCTGCCCTTTGTGGAAAGCTCGAAGCACCGCATAGCGTTATTACTGCTCGTCTTGCACCCTACGTGATGCTTGAAAACATCAATGCTGCTCGCTTAGCTGGTAGAGAGGATATTCTTTATCGCTATACACATTTAGCTGAATTATTAACGGGTAACCATCAGGCAAAAATAGCTGATGGTGTCGAATGGGTTGAAGAGATGCTCGACACACTTGGATTACCGCTACTGAGCAGTTTTGGTGTATGCAGCACTTCATTTGAAAAGGTGGCACAAGACGCGTTGAAATCGAATTCGATTAAAGGGAACCCGATCCCTCTTACCAAAGAGCGGTTAGTGTACATTTTAAATCAAGTCTGCTCATGCAGCGGTGTATGCCAAGAACCAACTGAAATCCAAATGAGTGGTAAAGTTGAGTTACTTTATAATTCAATGCGTGAAGAAGGCTCAAGGCAAAGTAGTTGA
- the panP gene encoding pyridoxal-dependent aspartate 1-decarboxylase PanP, whose protein sequence is MVSEQRTADANFESLLRIFTVPEGPDSTLTQIEEELSRNLNKFLRDHIVAEEKSLKDIERDFSNAHIPEQPEFVSDHTQHLLDTLVSHSVHTASPSFIGHMTSALPYFLMPLSKIMIALNQNLVKIETSKAFTPLERQVLGMLHRLIYSRDDNFYSSWMHSAEHSLGAFCSGGTIANITALWVARNKALKAQGSFKGVEKEGLFKAMKHYGYEGLAVLVSERGHYSLKKAADVLGIGQEGLVSVKTADNNRICPQDLQEKIAQLKQQNIKPFAVIGVAGTTETGNVDPLREIAKICHDEGCHFHVDAAWGGATLMSNNHRHLLNGIELADSVTIDAHKQLYIPMGAGMVLFKDPDAMKSIEHHAQYILRKGSKDLGSHTLEGSRSGMAMLVYASMHIISRAGYELLIDQSIAKARYFADLIKAQPDFELVSEPELCLLTYRYLPAHIKQALDKADTKQKLTLNELLNELTKFVQKTQRETGKSFVSRTQLNPKCWDQLNTIVFRVVLANPLTTHEILHSVLEEQRKIVLQAPNLMRQIEQMAQNILNA, encoded by the coding sequence ATGGTATCAGAACAAAGAACCGCTGATGCGAATTTCGAATCTCTACTTCGAATCTTCACAGTACCAGAAGGTCCAGACTCAACCCTGACCCAAATAGAAGAAGAACTTTCACGCAATCTAAACAAATTTTTGCGAGATCATATTGTTGCTGAAGAAAAATCTCTCAAAGATATCGAAAGAGATTTCTCAAACGCTCACATACCCGAGCAACCAGAATTCGTCTCTGACCATACACAGCATCTGCTAGATACTTTGGTGTCCCACTCTGTTCATACTGCTTCACCAAGTTTTATAGGGCATATGACATCGGCATTGCCTTATTTCTTGATGCCGCTCTCGAAGATCATGATAGCCCTAAACCAAAACTTGGTAAAAATTGAAACATCTAAGGCTTTCACGCCACTGGAACGCCAAGTATTAGGTATGTTGCATCGCTTAATTTACAGTCGTGATGACAACTTTTACTCCTCATGGATGCACAGTGCAGAACACTCATTAGGTGCATTTTGCTCAGGTGGCACCATCGCTAATATCACAGCTCTTTGGGTCGCACGTAACAAAGCATTAAAAGCACAAGGCAGCTTTAAAGGGGTAGAAAAAGAAGGTCTGTTCAAAGCCATGAAACATTATGGCTATGAAGGCTTGGCAGTACTTGTTTCAGAACGCGGGCACTACTCTTTGAAAAAAGCGGCTGACGTTTTGGGCATTGGTCAAGAAGGGTTGGTATCGGTAAAAACTGCGGATAATAACCGTATCTGCCCACAAGATTTACAAGAAAAAATTGCACAGCTTAAGCAACAAAATATTAAACCGTTCGCGGTTATTGGTGTCGCTGGTACCACAGAAACAGGTAATGTTGATCCACTGAGAGAAATTGCAAAAATTTGTCACGATGAAGGTTGTCATTTCCACGTCGACGCAGCTTGGGGTGGTGCAACTTTAATGTCAAACAATCATCGTCACCTGCTTAACGGTATCGAATTGGCCGACTCAGTCACTATTGATGCGCATAAGCAGCTATACATCCCTATGGGTGCTGGCATGGTATTGTTTAAAGACCCTGATGCAATGAAATCAATTGAACACCATGCGCAATATATTTTGCGTAAAGGTTCGAAAGATTTAGGCAGCCACACTTTAGAAGGTTCTCGCTCTGGGATGGCGATGCTTGTGTATGCAAGTATGCACATTATTAGTCGAGCGGGTTATGAACTTTTAATTGACCAAAGTATTGCTAAAGCACGCTATTTTGCTGATCTGATCAAAGCCCAACCTGATTTTGAATTGGTATCTGAACCTGAGCTCTGCCTTCTCACCTATCGCTATCTGCCAGCACATATCAAACAAGCATTAGATAAAGCTGATACTAAACAAAAATTGACTCTCAATGAATTGCTCAATGAGCTAACTAAATTTGTGCAAAAAACGCAGCGTGAAACAGGTAAGTCTTTCGTATCACGTACCCAGTTAAATCCTAAATGTTGGGATCAACTCAATACCATCGTATTCCGTGTTGTTTTGGCAAACCCATTAACCACTCACGAGATCCTTCATTCAGTATTAGAAGAACAACGTAAAATTGTTCTACAAGCGCCTAACTTGATGCGCCAAATTGAGCAAATGGCACAAAACATCTTAAACGCATAA
- a CDS encoding DUF945 family protein: MKKLKLVGAVGGAISLALCWPLAVGQIGQNVITDGLKHISNDDISAALISYDRGYLSSHAQTRFSVTSPILKQQMLAEGLPTEVTVNSEIRHGLVGISTISTFPDYPESPLVINSTTQLNGNTSYSSKLDNWHFRSEGPDSVAISILSSELSGTVTTLGKVNFNISIPSIALNFASGENMLFSDLTGQGDGKQDAGFWIGKQNITLGSLTVDDGLGTTLFAVDNTSYQFESKLDADKLRFTSNHKLNVDQFTSEDGEVNNVQLDFTLGAVDSKAFLALSNIYQSNPYLGSDDIQQAMPHIDSLFSKGFFISMSPFALNLGEGEFTSKATLNFPEGTNNVSKDPSVIVSALTGGLEAFVSNQLVADYPIIQQGVDELLLMEMMTQNDQGYQLNADIKEGNVVFSNGHKVPLFTLFMSAMMVR, from the coding sequence ATGAAAAAATTAAAATTAGTTGGAGCAGTTGGCGGCGCAATATCGTTAGCTTTGTGCTGGCCTTTAGCGGTAGGGCAAATTGGTCAGAATGTGATTACTGATGGTCTAAAGCATATCAGCAATGACGATATATCTGCGGCGCTGATCAGTTATGACCGTGGTTATCTATCTTCGCATGCGCAAACACGTTTTAGTGTAACTAGCCCTATTCTTAAACAGCAGATGCTAGCAGAAGGACTACCAACAGAAGTAACCGTCAACAGCGAGATTCGACATGGGTTGGTTGGTATTTCGACTATTTCTACTTTTCCTGACTATCCTGAATCGCCTTTAGTAATAAATAGCACGACGCAACTTAACGGAAACACAAGCTATTCTTCTAAACTGGATAATTGGCATTTTCGAAGTGAAGGTCCGGATTCAGTTGCTATTTCCATTCTTTCTTCTGAACTGTCTGGTACAGTGACAACACTAGGCAAAGTGAATTTCAATATTTCAATCCCTTCCATTGCATTGAATTTTGCTTCTGGCGAGAACATGTTGTTTTCTGATTTGACTGGTCAAGGTGATGGCAAACAAGACGCGGGCTTTTGGATCGGAAAGCAAAATATCACCCTCGGAAGCTTAACGGTTGACGATGGTTTGGGTACTACTCTATTCGCCGTTGACAATACCTCTTATCAGTTTGAATCGAAGTTAGATGCAGATAAATTACGGTTTACTAGCAATCACAAGCTGAATGTTGATCAATTCACATCAGAAGACGGTGAAGTTAATAATGTTCAACTGGATTTCACTTTGGGAGCTGTTGATAGCAAAGCTTTCCTAGCGCTTTCAAATATCTATCAAAGTAATCCATATTTAGGTTCTGATGATATTCAACAAGCGATGCCACACATTGATTCGTTATTTTCAAAAGGCTTCTTTATCAGCATGAGTCCATTTGCTTTGAATCTTGGCGAGGGTGAGTTTACTTCTAAAGCCACTCTGAATTTTCCAGAGGGAACGAATAACGTATCCAAAGACCCAAGTGTAATTGTGTCAGCGTTAACGGGTGGGTTAGAAGCTTTTGTTTCGAATCAATTGGTTGCTGATTATCCGATTATTCAGCAAGGTGTGGATGAATTGCTGTTGATGGAAATGATGACGCAGAATGACCAAGGTTATCAGCTTAATGCCGATATTAAAGAAGGAAATGTTGTGTTCTCAAACGGCCATAAAGTGCCACTTTTTACCTTGTTTATGTCGGCGATGATGGTGCGTTAA